In one window of Temnothorax longispinosus isolate EJ_2023e chromosome 11, Tlon_JGU_v1, whole genome shotgun sequence DNA:
- the Ikkepsilon gene encoding inhibitor of nuclear factor kappa-B kinase subunit epsilon translates to MSFLRGSANYVWCTTSVLGKGATGAVFQGVNKNNGEPVAVKTFNQLSHMRPHDVQVREFEVLKKVKHENIVKLLAIEEEQDGRGKVIVMELCTGGSLFNILDDPENTYGLAESEFLLVLEHLSAGMKHLRDNNLVHRDLKPGNIMKFIADDGSTIYKLTDFGAARELQEDQQFVSLYGTEEYLHPDMYERAVLRKPVGKTFGATVDLWSIGVTLYHVATGNLPFRPFGGRRNKETMFYITTKKASGVISGLQTSENGPIEWSRELPQTCQLSTGLKKIVTPLLAGLLEVDPQRIWSFERFFSEVTDTLCRKPVHIFNIHRASLIKVFLHPEEKLVALQIHIQDQTEIMPHAQILLLGEVPLTNLVEESTPGKGYPNTSNDKPLMLFSRENNNVVLPTETELPKFPVFANLVSVENDASQAKVACSVGHVCKRRIDKLALCSKLSRDAIDAFSGLLSTELTRVLEKCQHSKEFTKAVEDTVLAVERSETFARHVFRKFGSQTAVEVKSWRKELDVKSKELMSELTPAIVQLHQRYVKEGSLRGEWDNSTRGLWCPWATKASQRAATLVDRLRDGWQHLLRDRATRSLTYNDEQFHVLERIKVTETGRRLKALLETECIPAMTQRSECVADWYKMAQTVFLQTQILDKDIDSYERVLESFSYRLSQESKERNENLLHSLDRLPGKSKTIEKTSVPVQESTKKWRNICDTQEHIAMLLCENGLLIDQLDHLSTIERMEEDMADAGYEF, encoded by the exons ATGTCGTTCCTACGTGGGTCCGCCAACTACGTCTGGTGCACGACCAGCGTGCTCGGCAAGGGGGCGACCGGCGCGGTGTTCCAGGGTGTCAACAAGAACAACGGGGAACCGGTTGCGGTCAAGACCTTCAATCAGCTGAGCCACATGCGGCCGCACGACGTGCAGGTGCGGGAATTCGAAGTCCTGAAGAAGGTCAAGCACGAGAACATCGTGAAGCTGCTGGCGATCGAGGAGGAGCAGGACGGCAGGGGGAAGGTGATCGTCATGGAGCTCTGCACTGGCGGCAGCCTCTTCAACATCCTGGACGACCCGGAGAACACGTACGGCCTCGCGGAGAGCGAGTTCCTGCTGGTGCTCGAGCACCTCTCAGCTGGCATGAAGCACCTGCGCGACAACAATTTAGTTCACCGTGATTTGAAGCCAG gtaatataatgaaattcaTCGCTGACGATGGCAGTACGATATACAAGCTTACTGACTTCGGAGCAGCTCGGGAATTGCAGGAGGATCAGCAGTTTGTTTCGCTGTACGGCACTGAAGAGTATCTGCATCCGGATATGTACGAACGCGCGGTTTTGAGAAAACCCGTCGGCAAGACCTTCGGTGCGACCGTTGATTTGTGGTCCATAGGTGTGACTCTCTATCACGTTGCGACGGGTAATCTGCCGTTCAGGCCGTTCGGCGGGCGAAGAAATAAGGAGACCATGTTCTACATCACCACGAAGAAGGCGTCGGGCGTGATATCTGGGCTGCAAACTTCGGAGAACGGGCCAATCGAGTGGAGCAGGGAATTGCCGCAGACCTGCCAGCTGAGCACGGGCCTGAAGAAGATAGTGACTCCGCTGTTGGCCGGCTTACTCGAGGTCGATCCGCAAAGGATCTGGAGCTTCGAGCGATTCTTCAGCGAGGTCACGGACACGCTTTGCAGAAAACCCGTTCACATATTTAACATTCATAGAGCCAGCTTGATTAAGGTCTTCCTACATCCAGAAGAGAAGCTAGTCGCTTTGCAAATACACATTCAGGACCAGACCGAAATTATGCCTCACGCGCAGATTCTTCTTCTCGGGGAGGTTCCCCTCACGAATCTCGTCGAGGAGTCTACGCCAGGCAAGGGATATCCCAATACTAGCAACGACAAACCATTGATGCTGTTTTCGCGAGAGAATAACAACGTCGTGTTGCCGACGGAGACCGAGCTGCCCAAATTTCCCGTCTTCGCGAATCTCGTTTCCGTGGAGAACGACGCGAGCCAAGCTAAAGTCGCGTGCTCCGTAGGACACGTCTGTAAACGTAGAATCGACAAACTGGCTTTGTGCAGCAAATTGTCGCGGGACGCCATAGACGCGTTCAGCGGTCTCTTATCCACGGAGCTTACTCGAGTGTTGGAAAAGTGTCAGCATTCGAAGGAATTCACAAAAGCGGTGGAGGATACTGTCCTGGCGGTAGAGAGGAGCGAGACCTTTGCCAGGCACGTGTTCCGAAAGTTTGGCAGTCAAACTGCGGTGGAGGTCAAAAGCTGGCGGAAAGAATTAGACGTGAAGAGCAAGGAACTTATGAGCGAACTGACTCCAGCAATAGTGCAACTTCATCAGAG atatgTAAAAGAGGGCAGCTTGCGTGGAGAATGGGACAACAGTACTCGCGGTTTGTGGTGCCCGTGGGCCACGAAAGCGAGCCAAAGGGCAGCGACGTTGGTCGATCGCCTGAGGGATGGGTGGCAACATTTACTGAGGGACAGGGCTACTCGTAGTCTCACTTACAACGACGAACAATTCCACGTTCTTGAACGCATAAAG GTCACGGAAACGGGGCGTCGATTGAAAGCGCTTCTCGAGACGGAGTGTATACCGGCAATGACGCAGCGATCCGAGTGCGTCGCCGATTGGTATAAAATGGCACAAACAGTGTTCCTACAGACTCAGATATTAGACAAGGATATCGACAGTTACGAACGCGTGCTGGAATCGTTCTCCTATCGTTTGTCGCAAGAGAGCAAGGAGCGCAATGAGAATCTTTTGCACTCGTTGGATAGGCTGCCCGGCAAATCGAAAACGATCGAAAAAACGAGCGTGCCAGTGCAGGAAAGCACGAAGAAATGGCGCAACATCTGTGACACGCAAGAACACATCGCGATGCTACTTTGTGAAAACGGTCTGCTTATAGACCAACTTGACCATTTGTCAACAATTGAGAGGATGGAAGAAGACATGGCCGATGCGGgatatgaattttaa
- the LOC139822106 gene encoding E3 ubiquitin-protein ligase RNF34: MACEACNAKFNLFKRKKQCVDCLRYFCSECVIKRLDKVFTCDSCGLLSRRPLIRNQIRQIRSRDLRQYLVAKKVSVRGCVEKEDLVHLLMLFANGTDSCLSFDHSTSARTQNAAEEPHSRIDPGSNRMENMPNVSTANNEPDAEAPAEPVRNEDVEMAEEASESSDSSPIISVPFSSDNESPGEKPTKGSDVEIEEVFESDNNPTGPSTAPEPVITEQEEVPETSDEKKSDMVTEIPTWSDKVQLSDIKEASELEYLSIKQLKNLLSTNRVDYKGCIERQDLLNKVSRLWHEYSQSRKDVEKLSEEELCKICWDAPIECVILECGHMACCINCGKQMSECPICKQYVVRVVRFFKA, translated from the exons ATGGCTTGCGAGGCGTGTAACGCCAAGTTCAACCTGTTCAAGAGAAAA AAACAATGCGTGGACTGCCTGAGGTACTTCTGTTCCGAATGCGTGATCAAACGGCTGGACAAGGTGTTCACTTGCGACAGCTGCGGCCTGTTGTCCAGGAGGCCGCTTATCAGGAATCAAATCAGACAAATACGTTCGAGGGACTTACGTCAGTACCTTGTGGCGAAGAAGGTTTCTGTCAGGGGTTGCGTCG AAAAAGAGGACCTGGTACATCTACTAATGCTCTTTGCTAATGGAACTGACTCGTGCTTGAGCTTCGACCACAGTACAAGCGCCAGGACACAAAATGCTGCCGAAGAACCACA TTCCAGGATTGACCCCGGTTCAAATAGAATGGAAAACATGCCAAATGTCAGTACCGCGAATAATGAACCTGACGCGGAGGCGCCAGCGGAACCCGTAAGAAACGAGGATGTCGAAATGGCGGAGGAAGCGAGTGAAAGCAGTGACAGTAGCCCAATTATTAGCGTTCCATTTAGCAGCGATAACGAATCACCCGGGGAGAAACCAACGAAAGGTAGTGACGTCGAAATAGAAGAAGTATTTGAGAGTGATAACAATCCAACCGGGCCTAGTACCGCACCAGAGCCAGTAATCACCGAACAGGAGGAAGTTCCCGAAACGTCAGACGAGAAAAAATCGGATATGGTCACAGAGATCCCCACG TGGTCAGACAAAGTGCAATTGTCGGATATAAAGGAAGCGTCGGAACTAGAGTATCTAAgcattaaacaattaaaaaatctgttgAGTACAAATCGCGTGGATTATAAAGGCTGCATAGAGAGACAGGACTTACTGAACAAAGTTTCCAGATTATGGCACGAATATAGTCAATCCAGAAAGG ATGTGGAAAAACTCAGCGAAGAAGAATTGTGCAAAATCTGCTGGGACGCACCGATCGAGTGTGTAATTTTGGAATGCGGCCATATGGCTTGTTGTATAAACTGTGGTAAACAAATGTCCGAATGTCCGATATGCAAACAATATGTTGTTCGTGTTGTACGATTTTTCAAAGCTTAA
- the Usp5 gene encoding ubiquitin carboxyl-terminal hydrolase 5: protein MELTELTKHLDKINVPRAGDRIYKDECVYSFDTPDTATGLYVSLTTFLGFGREHVTRYYENTGNPVYLHIKRTKKEIPSEEQGDGPEKKITRLAIGTVGGFMPDQQKYIYEETYQIVILPDFLTIAYPTSDLPEKVEQAVKTVLQMEGAWAVAQVEAVANMWDGEVRTESKHAATLKQLDNGKKIPPSGWKCEKCDLTQNLWLNLTDGSVLCGRKFYDGSGGNGHAEEHYRATGYPLTVKLGTITKGGKADVFSYDEDDMVDDPNLAAHLSHWGINISQMEKTDKSMIELELDLNQKFGEWVSLQEAASKLTPMYGPGYTGLTNLGNSCYLNSVMQMLFTIPDFVKRYVEKAPRIFASNYNDPASDINVQMAKLGIGLLSGKYSDQPSKSGTDDESRQGIPPRMFKVLIGRGNADFFSNRQQDAQEFLLYLINLLNRNNRHEVCPTECFKFKVEERYQCGKSNKVKYTSRPEYILPLPIPLNAAVNKDEVAAYEAQKKEAEAKEQKLDSSTIVRPRIKLSSCLESFSRTEIVEQFYSSALNEKTIAHKTTRLASFPDYLLIHLKKFTMKEDWTSIKLDVAVEMPDTVDLSFLRGNGLQPGEELLPDGVKPPPPVYDTVLLKELTDIGFSPNACKRALYFTENRSLEAATNWVMEHIADSDFDEPFVPPGVDVKSGEDKFVADRAALEMVMSMGFTREQATKALKATNNNLERAADWIFSHQAELDAPETDGTAAPTKESFKDGSSRYKLVGFISHMGTSTMVGHYVCHLLKEDRWVIFNDEKVALSENPPKELGYIYMYQRID, encoded by the exons ATGGAGCTGACGGAGTTAACGAAACACCTGGATAAGATCAATGTCCCGCGTGCCGGCGACAGGATATACAAGGACGAGTGCGTTTACTCCTTCGACACGCCA GACACGGCTACCGGCCTCTACGTCAGTCTCACCACCTTCCTGGGCTTCGGACGGGAGCACGTCACCCGGTATTATGAGAACACCGGCAATCCTGTGTACCTTCATATTAAGCGTACTAAGAAGGAG attccGTCTGAGGAGCAGGGAGATGGACCTGAGAAGAAAATCACGCGATTGGCGATAGGAACAGTTGGTGGATTCATGCCTGATCAGCAGAAGTATATCTATGAGGAGACCTACCAGATAGTCATTTTACCTGATTTCCTTACTATCGCTTATCCCACGAGCGATCTGCCCGAAAAG GTGGAACAGGCAGTTAAAACTGTATTACAAATGGAAGGCGCATGGGCAGTGGCGCAGGTAGAAGCCGTAGCTAACATGTGGGACGGAGAAGTCAGGACGGAGTCAAA ACACGCCGCGACTCTGAAACAGCTGGACAACGGTAAAAAAATCCCGCCGAGTGGTTGGAAGTGCGAAAAATGTGATCTCACGCAGAATCTCTGGCTCAATCTGACCGACGGCAGCGTACTGTGCGGTCGCAAGTTTTACGACGGAAGTGGCGGCAACGGTCATGCCGAGGAACACTACCGAGCAACCGGTTATCCTCTAACCGTGAAACTAGGCACGATCACGAAGGGCGGTAAGGCCGACGTGTTCTCGTACGACGAGGACGACATGGTGGATGATCCAAATCTGGCAGCGCATCTATCGCACTGGGGCATCAACATCTCACAGATGGAAAAAACGGACAAGTCGATGATTGAACTGGAATTGGATCTTAATCAAAAGTTCGGCGAATGGGTCTCCCTTCAGGAAGCGGCCAGCAAATTAACACCGATGTACGGTCCCGGCTACACCGGACTGACCAATCTGGGAAATTCCTGTTATCTGAACAGCGTCATGCAAATGCTGTTCACTATTCCTGATTTCGTTAAAAG ATATGTGGAGAAAGCGCCAAGAATATTCGCTAGTAATTACAACGACCCGGCGTCGGACATTAATGTTCAAAT GGCGAAATTGGGTATCGGCTTACTCTCTGGTAAATACTCGGATCAACCGAGCAAATCCGGCACGGACGACGAGTCGCGGCAAGGTATTCCGCCACGGATGTTTAAGGTCCTGATCGGTCGCGGAAACGCTGATTTCTTCTCAAATCGACAACAAGATGCTCAGGAATTTCTTCTTTACCTGATTAATTTACtcaat CGCAACAATCGACACGAGGTGTGTCCCACGGAATGTTTCAAATTCAAAGTCGAGGAGAGATACCAGTGTGGCAAATCTAACAAAGTCAAGTACACCAGTCGGCCGGAATATATCCTGCCACTGCCGATACCATTGAACGCGGCTGTGAATAAG GACGAGGTAGCTGCATACGAGGCTCAGAAGAAGGAAGCCGAGGCGAAAGAGCAGAAGCTAGATTCCAGTACTATCGTGAGACCCCGTATAAAATTGTCGTCATGCCTCGAAAGTTTCAGTCGCACGGAAATTGTGGAACAGTTTTACAGTTCGGCATTGAACGAGAAGACGATAGCACACAA AACCACCAGACTGGCCAGCTTTCCGGATTACTTGCTGATCCATCTAAAGAAGTTCACCATGAAGGAAGACTGGACGTCCATCAAGCTGGACGTAGCGGTAGAGATGCCAGACACAGTGGATCTGAGTTTTCTACGTGGAAACGGTTTGCAGCCCGGCGAGGAACTGTTGCCGGACGGTGTTAAACCACCGCCGCCTGTCTACGACACGGTTCTTCTGAAGGAATTGACGGATATAGGCTTTTCACCAAACGCGTGCAAGCGAGCCCTGTACTTTACGGAGAACCGCAGCCTCGAGGCCGCGACCAATTGGGTGATGGAGCACATCGCAGATTCCGATTTCGACGAGCCATTCGTGCCACCAGGAGTCGACGTTAAGTCTG GCGAAGACAAATTTGTGGCAGATCGAGCTGCTTTGGAAATGGTAATGAGCATGGGCTTTACGCGGGAGCAAGCAACGAAGGCACTCAAAGCGACCAACAATAATCTGGAGCGTGCGGCCGATTGGATTTTCAGTCACCAAGCCGAGCTCGACGCCCCGGAAACGGACGGTACCGCGGCGCCAACGAAGGAGTCATTCAAAGACGGAAGCAGTC GATACAAATTAGTGGGCTTTATATCGCATATGGGCACATCGACGATGGTAGGCCATTACGTTTGTCACTTGCTGAAGGAAGACCGATGGGTGATATTTAATGACGAAAAA gTCGCTTTATCGGAAAACCCGCCGAAAGAGTTAGGATACATCTACATGTATCAACGGATTGACTAG
- the LOC139821908 gene encoding protein VAC14 homolog, producing the protein MVKEFAAHNNTVQIKRLLKVLGQDFATSQNPHTRKGGLIGLAAIAVGLGKDTGQYIEDLIHPILACFCDADLRVRYYACESLYNVVKVARGAVLPQFTDIFAALSKLACDSEQSIKNATELLDRLMKDIVTESGLFDLVGFMPLLRERIYTKNPFGRQFVISWVSVLDAVPNMDFTIFLPEILDGLFRILEDPTPEIKKVTDTVLGEFLRSIKANPARVDFPAMINILITHAQSSDELLQLTAITWIKEFVHLSGPLMLPYMSGILVAVLPCLAYDGDTRKSIKETATQVNANLMKLIIVKSTEITNKDQEKVHPTKEKDDVTQDHSLAENLDLASVVEVLTKHLLYLSVQTKVAVLKWIHHLFINIPQKMFNHIEDLFPILMKSLSDTSDEVVQQTLVVMAEIISSKSPEAVAADPNAKMQNKYFTKFIINLLRLFSTDRHLLEERGTFIIRELCTLLSAEDIYKTLAKILLEEQNLSFACTMIQTLNVILLTSSELFDLRNKLRHLDSPDSCALFECLYVSWCHNPVATVALCLLSQHYRHACNIIRSFENIEVTVEFLTEIDKLVQLIESPIFTYLRLQLLEWEKNDALIYALYGLLMILPQSDAYATLQRRLAAIPPATKPISKSDHSQEKTDANCPFDFDKLLKHFHAVQEHHREQKRKQRLNSLVERNTSYVDV; encoded by the exons ATGGTGAAGGAGTTTGCCGCTCACAATAACACCGTGCAGATCAAGAGACTGCTGAAGGTTCTTGGGCAGGACTTCGCCACCTCGCAGAATCCGCATACGCGCAAGGGCGGTTTGATAGGCCTCGCAGCGATCGCGGTCGGTCTTGGAAAGGACACTGGTCAATACATAGAGGACCTGATTCACCCGATCCTAGCATGTTTCTGTGACGCCGATCTGAGAGTCCGATACTACGCCTGCGAGAGTCTGTACAACGTAGTCAAAGTGGCAAGGGGCGCGGTACTGCCTCAGTTTACAGACATTTTCGCCGCTCTCAGCAAACTGGCTTGCGACTCTGAGCAAAGTATAAAAAACGCCACAGAGTTACTCGACAGACTAATGAAG GACATCGTGACGGAAAGCGGCCTCTTCGATTTAGTCGGATTCATGCCTCTGTTGCGCGAGCGTATCTATACGAAGAACCCATTTGGCAGACAGTTTGTGATATCATGGGTATCCGTGCTGGACGCGGTGCCCAATATGGACTTCACAATATTTCTACCTGAGATACTCGACGGATTGTTCAGGATACTGGAGGACCCAACGCCGGAGATCAAGAAGGTCACGGATACGGTTCTCGGTGAATTTTTACGTAGCATAAAAGCCAATCCCGCGAGAGTGGATTTTCCGGCCATGATAAACATACTGATTACACATGCTCAGAGTAGCGACGAGCTGCTTCAATTGACCGCCATCACGTGGATCAAGGAGTTCGTACATCTTTCCGGGCCGCTTATGTTACCGTACATGTCCGGCATTCTCGTGGCCGTTTTGCCCTGCTTGGCCTACGACGGCGACACACgcaaaagtattaaagaaacGGCGACGCAagtaaatgcaaatttaatgaaattaataatcgtcAAGAGTACAGAAATTACAAACAAGGATCAAGAAAAGGTACATCCTACAAAAGAGAAGGATG ATGTAACACAAGATCATTCTCTGGCTGAAAACTTAGATCTCGCCAGCGTAGTGGAGGTGCTTACGAAACACTTACTGTACCTGTCGGTCCAAACTAAAGTTGCAGTTTTAAAATGGATACATCACTTGTTTATAAACATTccacaaaaaatgtttaatcacATCGAGGACTTGTTTCCGATATTAATGAAATCTTTAAGTGACACTTCCGACGAGGTGGTGCAACAGACTTTAGTGGTAATGGCTGAGATTATCAGCTCGAAATCTCCGGAGGCGGTAGCGGCCGATCCCAACGCAAAGATGCAGAACAAGTATTTCACAAAgtttataatcaatttattgaGACTCTTCTCGACCGACAGACATTTACTGGAAGAACGGGGCACTTTCATTATAAGAGAGCTGTGTACGCTTCTGAGCGCGGAGGATATATACAAAACTCTGGCCAAGATATTGCTGGAAGAACAAAATTTAAGCTTCGCCTGTACAATGATACAAACCCTGAACGTTATCCTGTTAACCAGTTCCGAGTTATTTGATTTGCGCAACAAACTTAGGCATTTGGACTCTCCA gacaGTTGCGCGTTATTCGAGTGCCTGTATGTGTCCTGGTGTCACAATCCAGTTGCGACAGTCGCCCTGTGTCTCCTGTCTCAACATTACCGACACGCGTGCAACATCATTCGATCTTT CGAAAATATAGAGGTTACAGTGGAGTTCCTAACGGAGATAGATAAATTGGTACAGTTAATAGAATCACCGATATTTACTT ATCTGAGATTGCAGCTTTTGGAATGGGAGAAGAATGATGCtttaatatatgcattatacGGCTTGCTCATGATCCTGCCGCAGAGTGATGCCTACGCTACTTTGCAACGTCGTTTAGCGGCGATACCTCCAGCTACGAAGCCGATATCTAAAAGTGATCACTCGCAGGAGAAAACTGATGCTAATTGCCCGTTCGATTTCGACAAACTGTTGAAACATTTCCATGCAGTACAAGAGCACCACAGGGAACAGAAGCGCAAACAAAGACTGAATTCCTTAGTCGAGAGGAATACTAGTTACGTAGATGTATGA